In Haematobia irritans isolate KBUSLIRL chromosome 1, ASM5000362v1, whole genome shotgun sequence, a genomic segment contains:
- the LOC142231242 gene encoding uncharacterized protein LOC142231242 — translation MAIWKSETAIFASVWTTLSTITKRVMVRIFEFQIVILEHRILMYADDVKLFASVSSDVDSARLQGDFDRLINWCFVNCMTLNRGKCKSMTFSRRCALSTDYHIDDYYLEKVSCFKDLGVWLDTKLNFNYHIDSCVGKAMSVLGFIKRWSKEFDDPYLGWGDVTELPPYVNRLRLIDLPTLERRRRMLDILFIVKLVNGMIDSDFLIGHLNFVVPSRPMRHFLPLRLPLFKYNYEANSPLNRLIIEFNHSFNLFSLTDSISCIKRDILTD, via the exons ATGGCGATATGGAAATCCGAGACAGCGATCTTCGCTTCTGTTTGGACAACATTAAGCACAATAACTAAAAGAGTAATGGTACG aatattcGAATTCCAAATAGTGATATTAGAACATAG GATACTaatgtatgctgacgatgtgAAACTTTTTGCATCTGTCTCTTCAGATGTAGATTCTGCTAGGTTGCAAGGGGACTTTGATAGGTTGATTAATTGGTGCTTTGTGAATTGTATGACTCTTAATAGGGGGAAGTGTAAGAGTATGACTTTTTCGAGAAGGTGTGCTTTGTCTACTGATTATCATATCGATGACTATTATCTGGAGAAGGTATCttgttttaaggatttgggggtATGGTTGGAcactaaattgaattttaactaCCACATTGATAGCTGTGTTGGGAAGGCTATGTCTGTTTTAGGTTTTATAAAGCGTTGGTCGAAGGAGTTTGACGACCCTTACCTAG GATGGGGTGACGTGACGGAGTTACCTCCATACGTGAATAGATTGAGGCTGATAGATTTGCCAACCCTTGAGAGAAGACGGCGCATGctggatattttatttatagtgaAGTTGGTTAATGGTATGATTGACTCAGATTTCTTGATTGGACACTTGAACTTTGTTGTACCAAGTCGACCAATGAGACATTTTTTGCCCTTGAGACTACCACTATTCAAGTACAACTACGAGGCCAATAGCCCATTGAATCGTCTTATAATTGAGTTTAACcattcttttaatttattttcactcACTGATTCCATATCTTGTATAAAACGCGATATCCTTACGGATTAG